One Pantoea trifolii DNA segment encodes these proteins:
- a CDS encoding alpha-amylase family glycosyl hydrolase, translating into MDIINALIDEIYHGSFPVAARERLLSHIRAARDTVKLPRKAHWDEKDVVLITYADQFREPEQPTLASFSRFYQQHLQSTFSLVHLLPFFPYSSDDGFSVIDYHQVNPICGDWQHISALHRETRLMFDFVCNHMSAHSRWFQHFMALDPGWDDFFISMPPATDLSAVTRPRTSPLLTPFAMANGETRYIWTTFSADQIDLNFGNPEVLIRMVDVLLDYLIKGADYVRLDAVGYMWKTPGTNCIHLPKTHQLVKLFRAIANEVAPGTVIVTETNVPHKDNISYFGNGKDEAQMVYQFSLPPLVLHAIHSGSARALRQWASTLDLGGGTTTFFNFLASHDGIGLNPARGILSEVEIVALVRDLALEGALVSYKNNADGTTSPYEINVTYFDALNQQDDDDDTRLRRFLLAHAILLSFPGVPAIYIQSILGSRNDNDGVRAAGHNRAINRQKYDLHEMEQWISGGNPLRQQVYERLSALIQLRTRQSAFHPDNPMTLLESENTLLMLRRHQPDSEEGLLCVFNLSSHDVTTQLPLTRLVQDVISGEKLDGSQPLTLAAWQFMWLR; encoded by the coding sequence ATGGATATTATCAACGCCTTAATCGATGAGATTTATCACGGCAGCTTTCCGGTCGCGGCACGTGAACGCCTGCTTTCGCACATTCGTGCCGCGCGCGATACGGTTAAACTGCCGCGCAAGGCGCACTGGGATGAGAAAGATGTGGTGCTGATCACTTACGCCGATCAGTTCCGTGAACCCGAACAGCCAACCCTCGCCAGCTTCTCGCGTTTTTATCAGCAGCATCTGCAATCCACTTTCAGCCTGGTGCATCTGTTGCCGTTTTTTCCCTACTCTTCGGACGATGGCTTCTCGGTTATCGACTATCACCAGGTCAATCCGATCTGCGGCGACTGGCAGCACATCAGCGCACTGCACCGCGAGACGCGCCTGATGTTTGATTTTGTCTGCAACCACATGTCGGCGCACAGCCGCTGGTTTCAGCACTTTATGGCGCTGGATCCCGGTTGGGATGATTTCTTTATCAGCATGCCGCCCGCCACCGATCTTAGCGCGGTGACGCGTCCACGCACCTCGCCGCTACTGACGCCGTTTGCAATGGCCAACGGCGAAACACGCTATATCTGGACCACCTTCAGCGCCGACCAAATCGACCTCAACTTTGGCAATCCGGAAGTGCTGATTCGCATGGTTGATGTGCTGCTCGATTACCTGATCAAAGGCGCGGATTATGTGCGGCTCGACGCGGTCGGCTACATGTGGAAAACGCCGGGCACTAACTGCATTCACCTGCCGAAAACGCATCAGCTGGTGAAGCTGTTTCGCGCCATCGCCAATGAAGTCGCGCCCGGCACGGTGATCGTCACAGAAACCAACGTGCCGCATAAAGACAACATCAGCTATTTCGGCAACGGCAAAGATGAAGCGCAAATGGTGTATCAGTTTTCGCTGCCGCCGCTGGTGCTGCACGCCATTCATTCCGGATCGGCACGTGCGCTGCGTCAGTGGGCCAGCACGCTGGATTTGGGCGGCGGCACCACCACTTTCTTTAACTTTCTCGCCTCGCACGATGGCATTGGATTGAATCCGGCACGCGGCATTTTGTCGGAAGTGGAGATTGTGGCGTTGGTGCGCGATTTGGCGCTGGAAGGCGCGCTGGTCTCGTACAAGAACAATGCTGATGGCACCACTAGCCCATACGAAATCAACGTTACCTATTTTGATGCGCTTAATCAGCAAGACGATGACGATGACACGCGGCTGCGTCGCTTCCTGTTGGCGCACGCCATTCTGCTGTCGTTTCCCGGCGTACCGGCGATCTACATCCAAAGCATTCTCGGCTCGCGCAACGATAACGACGGCGTGCGCGCGGCGGGTCACAACCGCGCCATCAATCGTCAGAAATACGACCTGCATGAAATGGAGCAGTGGATTAGCGGCGGCAATCCGCTACGTCAGCAGGTGTATGAACGCCTTAGCGCACTGATTCAGCTACGTACCCGACAATCCGCATTTCATCCCGATAACCCGATGACGCTGCTGGAGAGCGAGAATACCTTGCTGATGCTGCGTCGCCATCAGCCGGACAGCGAAGAGGGTTTGCTGTGCGTGTTTAATCTCAGCAGTCATGACGTGACGACGCAATTACCGCTGACGCGGCTTGTGCAGGATGTGATTAGCGGGGAAAAGCTGGATGGCAGCCAGCCTTTGACGCTGGCTGCGTGGCAGTTTATGTGGCTGCGGTAA
- the bioH gene encoding pimeloyl-ACP methyl ester esterase BioH, whose protein sequence is MSSLYWHTAGTGDRDLVLLHGWGLNAEVWQNMIPRLSPHFRLHLVDLPGFGRSQDFGPLTLAEMAQQLLPQLPDRAVLLGWSLGGLVASQLALTQPQRVAALITVASSPCFTARDEWPGIKPETLQSFQQQLSTDFQRTVERFLALQTMGTENARQDARQLKEVVLSQPMPSVEVLEGGLEILRQDDLRVALDDLPLPFLRIYGYLDGLVPRRIAEELDARWPDSSSVVMEKAAHAPFISHPDEFTQLITEFTAAT, encoded by the coding sequence ATGAGTTCGCTTTACTGGCACACCGCAGGCACGGGCGATCGCGATCTTGTGCTGCTGCACGGCTGGGGTTTGAATGCCGAAGTGTGGCAAAACATGATTCCGCGACTCAGCCCGCATTTTCGCCTGCATCTGGTGGATCTGCCGGGCTTTGGCCGCAGCCAGGATTTTGGGCCGCTGACCTTAGCGGAAATGGCGCAACAGTTGTTGCCACAGTTACCCGATCGCGCAGTGCTGCTAGGCTGGTCGCTGGGCGGATTAGTTGCTAGCCAGCTGGCGTTAACCCAGCCGCAGCGCGTTGCAGCGCTGATCACAGTCGCCTCATCGCCGTGTTTTACCGCACGTGATGAATGGCCGGGGATTAAGCCCGAAACGCTGCAAAGTTTTCAGCAGCAGCTGAGTACTGATTTCCAGCGCACCGTGGAGCGTTTTTTGGCGCTGCAAACCATGGGCACGGAAAATGCGCGGCAGGATGCACGTCAGCTCAAAGAAGTGGTGTTATCGCAGCCGATGCCGTCGGTTGAGGTGCTGGAAGGGGGATTAGAGATTTTGCGTCAGGATGATCTTCGTGTCGCGCTCGACGATCTGCCGTTGCCGTTCCTGCGCATTTACGGCTATCTCGATGGGCTGGTGCCGCGTCGTATCGCAGAAGAACTGGATGCTCGCTGGCCAGATTCATCCTCGGTGGTAATGGAGAAAGCCGCGCATGCGCCTTTCATTTCTCACCCGGATGAATTTACGCAGCTGATCACGGAGTTTACCGCAGCCACATAA
- the gntX gene encoding DNA utilization protein GntX, with the protein MLPIPALCWLCRLPLQIASHGLCSRCVQQIPRLPELCPCCGLPASGTQPCGRCLRRPPPWQSLSCVSDYLPPLSDWVQQLKFSRVTALRVMLARLILLKLLTMRRDYRLPRVDLVLSVPLHRRRAWQRGYNQAALLAKPLARWLGCDYREGVKRIRHGAVQHLLSASARKKNLRGAFRLEIPVRGRHILLIDDVVTTGSTVAEISRILLAQGAASVHIGCLCRTL; encoded by the coding sequence ATGCTACCAATCCCGGCACTGTGTTGGCTATGCCGCCTGCCGCTGCAGATTGCCAGCCACGGTTTGTGCAGCCGCTGCGTACAGCAAATTCCGCGCCTGCCGGAACTCTGTCCGTGCTGCGGGTTACCGGCCAGCGGAACTCAACCTTGCGGGCGCTGCCTGCGTCGCCCGCCGCCATGGCAGAGCTTAAGCTGCGTCAGCGATTACCTGCCGCCGCTGAGTGATTGGGTACAGCAGCTGAAGTTTTCTCGCGTAACCGCACTCAGAGTGATGCTGGCGCGGCTGATTTTGTTAAAATTGTTAACAATGCGTCGTGATTACCGGCTGCCGCGTGTAGATTTGGTGCTGAGCGTACCGCTGCATCGTCGACGCGCCTGGCAACGCGGCTACAATCAGGCGGCGCTGCTGGCAAAACCGCTGGCTCGCTGGCTGGGCTGTGACTATCGCGAAGGGGTCAAGCGTATACGACACGGCGCGGTCCAGCATTTATTGAGCGCCAGCGCGCGCAAAAAGAATCTGCGCGGTGCCTTTCGCCTTGAAATACCGGTGCGCGGACGCCATATCCTGCTTATCGACGATGTTGTGACGACCGGAAGTACCGTGGCGGAAATTAGCCGCATCCTGCTGGCGCAAGGCGCGGCCAGCGTACACATTGGTTGCCTGTGCCGTACCTTGTAG
- the nfuA gene encoding Fe-S biogenesis protein NfuA has translation MIVITDAAQEHFSKLLSKQEDGTQIRVFVINPGTPTAECGVSYCPPDAVEATDTEFKFEKLSAYVDELSAPYLDDAEIDFVTDNLGSQLTLKAPNAKMRKVSDDAPMVERVEYLLQAQINPQLAGHGGRVSLMEITDDGIAILQFGGGCNGCSMIDVTLKDGIEKELLAAFPELKGVRDLTEHQRGEHSYY, from the coding sequence ATGATCGTTATTACTGATGCTGCGCAAGAGCACTTCTCAAAATTGCTGTCCAAACAAGAAGATGGCACTCAGATTCGCGTATTCGTCATTAATCCGGGTACGCCAACCGCAGAATGCGGTGTTTCTTACTGCCCACCCGATGCAGTAGAAGCGACTGATACCGAATTTAAGTTCGAAAAACTGTCCGCCTATGTTGATGAACTGAGCGCACCGTACCTCGATGACGCGGAAATCGACTTTGTTACCGACAACCTCGGTTCGCAGCTGACGCTGAAAGCGCCAAACGCCAAAATGCGTAAAGTCTCTGACGATGCGCCGATGGTGGAACGCGTGGAATATCTGCTGCAAGCGCAGATTAACCCGCAGCTGGCTGGCCACGGTGGTCGCGTATCGCTGATGGAAATCACCGATGACGGCATCGCCATTCTGCAATTCGGCGGTGGCTGCAACGGTTGCTCGATGATCGACGTGACGCTGAAAGATGGCATCGAGAAAGAGCTGCTGGCAGCCTTCCCTGAGCTGAAAGGCGTGCGTGATTTGACCGAGCACCAGCGCGGCGAACACTCGTACTACTGA